From the Odontesthes bonariensis isolate fOdoBon6 chromosome 9, fOdoBon6.hap1, whole genome shotgun sequence genome, the window ATTTTTGAATTCTATTTTTTAGCAATAACTCGTGGGTAGGAGCATAGTAGAAAGCTAAGGAATTGCGTGAGGGAGAGAAAGTAGAAAACTACAAGGAAGACTCCCTGTAGTTTAATCTACAAACTGTGGAAAACATTGTGAAGCATAAATCTTAAACTAACCTTCAGATCAATAACGGTCAGTGGATTAGCACCTTCCACAATCTACCTCTCCTTCCTAAGAATAAGCCTTTATGGCCAAATTAACACTAAGAAGGCATTTAAAATGTAGACATCATGATGTAGGAATGCATATGGGGATGATGGACATTGACATGATAGTTTGGCTGGAAACCTATACAATAATCATTTCCACTGAAACTTGCATTTTCTGTGAGTAACATTCAACGAATAGGTTTCCAGCCAAACTACCTTCAGGTTGCATTTTATGTAATACACCCGCctttcagtttttgtgtttttcacatTGTCCTCAATTTTCACATCTACTAGCATATTTGCTGTCCCCTCTGCTCCTGACTACTTGTTCTCACACCTCGTCCTATCTTATCTTTTCCCCATTCTCCCAAGCAGCATGAGCCCTTTCATTTCACCGCAGCTCATTTCAGAGCCATGCTTCCTGTCTCATAACTCATATCAGGTAGTCCAGCTCGcctgggctctgactgacaagGCTCTCATAACCCAACACTGCAAGGCTGATTAGAAAACTGCGTATTGTGATATGGTGGGGATCAGTTTCACCTTTGGTGAAGTTTATTGAATAAAACTGATAGGatgaaaatgacaaaacaaacTGAGTAAACGACTTTTAGAGGTTTAGAGATCTTCCTCTCAGTCAGGGTTGAACTGCTTGATGGGGCTATTTTTGACCTCACTGCACAAAATAAAAGGTAAAGGTTTGTGGATGTCAGCCAGTCAGCCGGTCGTTCAGGTTGATCGATGGTGAAGCAGCAGAAAATCAGCAAGACGGCAGATGAGAGTGGCTGCAAAGATATTGATTATAAACCATATGGCAGCCAAAATATGACAGCCCTTCCTCCGCCTCACACACCCTCTTTCCCTTGCTGTTTCACGTCCATTAGACCTGTGCACATCTTATATGCAATGCCAGGCTCTGGTTATTGTTTTTGGCACCAgtcctgggaaaaaaaaatcacgagcATGACTTTACAGTCATGGGCAGGGATCAAAAGTGTGACAGTTCCCAGTAAGCGCTGCTTATACCTAGTGACAGAGCAGAATGAGTTGTTTGTGCTTGTTCATACAGGTGTGAAATCAAGGTTCAAACAACATGGAGAAATAAATTAATGGGTTCAAAGTATGTCACAGGCTACAGCAAGCACATTGCCccaaaatgaaaatgtattcaagattgatttaaaaaagcTGTACTGTGAAAAGCAGCTACACCTCGGGCTAATGATACCTCTGATAAGCCACGATTCCTCCTGAACAGCCAAATCTGTTGTGAAAAGATGACAGCAGAGACGCATAAACACGCCGAAACAGATAGAATGGCTGGGGGAAGAAGCAGGGAAAAGAATGGACAGTAACCATTAGATCACCTATTCAGTGATTCAGTTGTCAAAAATAGTGTAAAAATGAAGGAATTTGATGGTTTAGTGCTGAAAAATCTTATTTCTTAATAGTATGTGTGATTCTTTACTTGAGTAGTAGCAACAGCTCACTGTTAAAATATGGAATGTAGTAATTACACAATTCAGACAAGTGGTAGTGGAAAATCACCATGTAGCGATATCCTCTGTGTCATCACCGAAGCTGCATCTCTGTAAAGAGAAAAGGAAATTATATGGGAAAATGTTCTCCCTGCACAGTTATTGAGGCTTAATTGTGAAAGAGCTATGTTGTGCTGTGGGCTAATGTAGCTATTAAACATTCTGATGTTCGGTCAGGTTAAATACATGTATATCATTGACAAAATACAAAGAATAGCATGAAAGCTGTCGATGCAGGCTGCTAAATgtattatatacatatatatatacatacattaaGTATTTATAATTCCTGCCATTATTATTTTTGGCACATTCATACCAAAGCAACAAATTTTATCCATTTTGCATATTGTGGGCGCTTTCATTTGTTAAATCGGAATGCACGGTATGTCACACGCTCAGTCAAACTCTAGAGAGGTTTTTCAGCCTTTTAATTACAGTACATTTGTAAATGTAgttgtttattttcacttttctaAATGCATGAAGTGTTAATAATTTAAGACATCATGTTCCTAAAacgtatgtttttttttagagataAATGCAGAAATTATTTACAATTATAGGTTACACAGGTTGAGTCTCCTGAACACTGAATATATGCTGAGGTTAGAATTGGATGTAAATTACTGCTGACAGACACTACCTGACAGACatgcaaacatgcacacacatacagctttttttcttggcttGTGAAAACTGGTGAAACAGGTTAGAGTCTAAACATTCCTTTCTTTTGGCGCACTCCTCTGtttagtttttcattttcacttcAGGTTAAACAGCAGTGATGTGGTTTAGTCTTTAACTTCTTTTGTCAGACCCGTAAAAGTGTTTACATCTACTTGTTAATGTTTGTGTGAAAGGTTTCATGATCTGACCCGATATTTGGAGCTGCATTTTATTGTACAATGACTGTTGGCTGGCAAGTTGATTAACTGCCCTGTAGAGTATTGTCTGACTCCATAGAAAAACACTTACGTGTGCATGCTTCTTTGCATTTGATGCATCAGCAGCCACAGCCCTTTTGACAGTAAGTGAGGTTGTGAGCCTTTCTTAGTCTGGGTCCTCTTTCACAAGCAGGCTGCTGGTAGATGTTAACTTGGTTTCTGAGGATGTTTTCTAGGAGCTGGTATTTTCAAAAGCCAATGACAATGTCCCAAACCTGTCAGTGCATCCTGACATTACCATATAGGAGCGGCAACAACTGCAGTTTTTGACTTGCTGTGTGGGAAGGACGAGGCCTGATAGAGGCAAGTAAACACATGTTAATACCATCAgaggactgaagacaagttttggtgcaatctgttggtttccttagcgaggaaattgtttttgaattggctctttataaatgaattgaactccaattggcttgaattggactatattatttaagtgccttgagatgacatttgttgtaatttggcgctatataaataaaactgaattgaattgaattgaatagaagCAGAGCAGTAATGTGGTGATGCAACCAAGAATCACTTAAAATATTCTCACAACGTGTATACTTAGCGGGTGCATTTGTAAAACACACAGCAGGCTGTGTGACTTTTCTTGCAAAAGTGCAACACGTTGTATATAAACACCAGTTATTAATGACTCTTGGAGCCTTTCAAAGACTTAATCGTGCAAACTGTATCCACAGAAGGCCTGAACAGCAAGAAAACTCTCATCAACACCTGTATCTTATCTAGTCCAAGCCGTACTGCCACACTCTATGTGGCATAAGGTGTAAATTGCTGAATGATCCACAGacaatacaaaaacaaatgacaaaataaaaacaacaaaaaaaaatataggaTTTGTACGTTTCATAAAAAGAAGGGTAGAACGTCTcagtcaaaagaaaaaaggtcgCTAACATGACGTTATAATAAGAATTAGAGGCCAAGGTAAACACTGTGTGACCAAAGTTTAACACCTTAACAGTACAATGTACtattacattaaaataaataaattactatGTTAGGCTGTTTAAAACTGGACTTTTGAAATACACATTAACATGCATATTTCAAAAGTTGGACAAACATGCCTGGATGCAAGTTGAATGTAAGCTTTTGTGCACTAAGTCTGTATTTTTTGTCCAATTTTGTCTCACATTAAAAGATTAAATACAATATGCCTCAATTTCAATCATATTTGAATGTTGAGTTTTCTGAActgatttttctgttttttccaaATCAGTCTAATGTTTTGTGACTGCTCAGAGCAGCCGTAGACTGACACACTTTATCAGCACAGGGCGCTTTATGACAATACAATGTAAAGAATACATGGACTGGAATTAAAAGACCGGTTGTGGCGGATTATTGTGAAACAGCTTGGAATTGGAATGCAGGATACTTTGACGTCCTCTCATGACTACATCAaaccagatttttatttttttttttcactgcgaAGAAGTGAAAGGACAACAAAGTCATCATCGCTGCTTGacaactttcttttttcttgttccTGCAAATAGACATAATAGACTGATTTTGAAAAACgaaagaaaacacacactgtGCTTTCAGTTTGTAACAATGTTTGTCTGAAAGCTGAAGGAATGAATTGCCATCCATTGTAGAAGAGTCAAACATGCTTCAATCGATAAACTGATGCCCCTCTTGTGCTTTTGTAGGACAAGGAGGGAAGTACAACTAAATGGCCTAGCTGAGTTATTACCGTAGTTAAACGTAACTGTGTATGGGAACACACGAGGTAAGGTTACTAAGTGCCAAATTCTAAAGAATTTCATCTTCAATAGGAACCAACACCCTTAAGAGATTCAGAGAGTCCAGAGAAGCATCTGCACACAAGGCTTAAAACAAAGCCTTCATCCAGCAGTGCCATACATAAGATGTGAATCTGTAGTGGAAATCCTTCTGCAGGCTCAGGAAATGCACTGTCAGTGATACTACTTTGAGGCTGCATCAACAAAAACCGAAAATAAGCAAGATCCATAAAAACACTCCCGCCCTCTCTGGGCCAGAGAACATTTACGATGGACTGAGACAAATGAGTAAACTATCCTGTCATATAACCGATCAAAGCTTGAAATTCTTCGCGGAAATCGTGCGTCACATCCTCCAGGGTAAAGAGAAGAGAAACCACCAGGCTGATTGTTGGGCTTGTTGATCCACAGATCATAGATAACTTGCTTATTGGTGTTGGCACCATTATTGTGGAATGATATGTACTAACATGTGTTACCATCAAGAATgaatctttttcagggaagtTCTCACCTACTTTTGGCCTACTTCAGACATTGTTAAAGAAATTCTTAATGGATTCAGAATGCAGCATGGCTTCCAAGTAAAACTAAACTTGACTGCCAGCATTCCAGACCTGTCctcaactgaaaacatttacaATATCAAACAAAATATGACAAAGGGAGCGTTTAAATGTTCAGCAGCTGAAATAATTTCTCAAGAATGAACGGGAAAACATTGTACTTCCAAAATAACAACTATTGGCCTCGTCAGAGTGTTTATATCAGATTAGATGATAGAACACAGAGGTGAAAGAGGTTCCAACGTTTTGGCATCAAAATATTAAAATCAACATCAACAAGTATTTTTATGTATTAACATGTTGTCTTTGATGGCTTTTCTATTTAAGTTTAAATAGTGTTCCGATGTATTTCCATTAAATACTGTATTACAGCTATTTAAAGTGCAGCATTGTAACGAAGAGTTTAAAGTGCCTCTTAGTTTTGTAGCATTGTCACATGGTGGCGATTGATGTACTAGAATTTGAAGCCTTATTTTTTCTTGCTAGAATTTGAAACTTCACCACATCACACTAAGGCTCCCTCCTCATTGTTTGTATCGCATGTTACTTGCCAAGACCACACACTGACATTTTGGTTCCATCTGGTTTTCTAGTGGTGTGCGGTAGTTTTTGGCTCAAGCAGATGGTGCCTCTGCGATCGACATACTATGCCAGGTCCTCCTGTAAATCCCTAAGAACAAAGCTCAATAATTCACTGTGGCTGCCCTGACTGTGATTACCCCCTGGGCTCCCCTACTACCAACAGCATCCTattgaaaaacacacaaagtttCTCCACAACTGCTGTCACCCCAACTCTTCCTTCTGTTGTCCTCCGCGTTACTGAACTTTCTCTTCCTGTGATGCAGTGAAGAAAAGTTATTTTCTAGTTCTGCATTCAGAAAGGCCGAGGAGGATATGAGAGAAAAGAGGTGAAAGGTGGCTGAAAAGGGAGGGAGGAGATACTGGCAAGCATCCCGACTTTCTGCACGTCAAGATTCAAAAGCACTTTGGCCATTGATGAATCAAACATCCCTTTCATCTAATAAAGTGCACACAGAGCATATACATTCCACAAATAGATACGTCCATAGTCCAAGTACTGTCACAGTGGGTGCtttttgaaaatgaaacaaTCTTCACAAACAGAAATAACAGCCACTGACTGAATTTAGGTCTTCATTACCTTCACGCTCtctaacacacaaacacattgacAGCACACACATTTGCCATGGCCATCTATGCAGTTTGCTCCTTAAAgccagaaaaaaatcaaaagccGTTTGTAGCCATGGGTCTTTTCTTGGAGGAGAGTTTGTTGGTTTCCTGTGCCCACAACACTGCAGCCACGGGCTCCCGGCGTCAGCTTCACACCGCCGTCTGCATCAATAACTCCATGCCATTGTGATGGACACAAAGGCAGTCTTAGTCTTTGCCAGGAGAAAAAGGTGCCACTCTTTATTCCTTCCTCGTCCGCTCACTTCCTTCTGGATGGTTTAAAAGAGAAAGCCAAGAGCAGTGTGGAGGACAAAGAGGAGCAGAACTCTGCATGAATGTCTCTAAAACCAACAGGGCTTGTTCACTCGCAACAATGCACACATTCAACAGAGCAAGAATGAACAAGATGACATAAATGCTTTAAATACACTCATCAATGTGAGTAATTATGTGAGTCTTAATGCAATGTCGGACATATCTTAAATATAGAAACTTGTTGGCAAAGATGCACATGGCTCCAAACATCTTGCACAAAAGATTTACTTCCTTTCTTGACACTGATCGCCAGCCATATTACAGGAATTAGTAGGCTACAGACATCAAATGTTTACACAAAATAAATGGAGAGAGCTCCACGATCAATTTCTCCAGAATGTTTACAACAGATACAAATGATTTTCTAGCAAACATGGACATAGTGCACTATCTATTTTGAGGTATCTCATACAAACAAATCTTCAACGTGTGGATAGAGCCACAATGCAGGTGAAGCTGTGTGACTAATATATTCACAATGTTGCAAAGACACAAGTATTGAGAACCTGCTGTGGTGAGTCACTATTTCACTGATACCGGATTTGTAACTGGACTCATGCACTAAAATTGTGAAACAGACACTTAATAAAACAACTAATCTGGAACGTCACAATATCCTGTACAATAcgcctaaaaaaaagaaaaaaaaaagacaattgtaCCATCTTATACacaaaatactgtaaatattgtctttttttctgttgagtAACAGGTTAAGGAGGGAAAGACCAGCAACAGAGCATGTAGCGACTTAAACCTCAGAGCTGTCAGAAACAAGGAGAGAACAGATAAAAAATGAGGACTGGTAGAGCAGAGAGACCCCGCTAATAGTGCATTACAGTGTCAGCGCGGcacatccatgcagccacctcAGCGTCAGTGCATTCACTTTTACCTCTAAAAGCCATCCCAGGTACATTTCCTTAAGCACGAGCTCTCGCCTGCTAAATAGTTATTGATCTAACATAAACCCATGGCTGGGGAAGGTGCTGTCCATTTTCAATCTTACTTTGCTTGAGCAATTTGATGAACAGGACATTAGTGCCGGCAGGACAACCCATTTATACCAGCCTGGCTCCTAATAATGCTCCATTTGTCCAAAGTGTTAACAACATTAACTACTtgacaaaaaaggaaaaggaagagAGATGGCTCTCATATTAAGAGTATAATACAATACAAGACAGTACAATAACAGGCTGCCAGTAAGCGATGGTAATCACAGGGTTAAAATGAGTATTTATCCTACAGTTCTTCAAACCATCATCTGACAGATTTTACATACAGTCCTCAGTCCACACAGTGCATTAATTTATTTCAAGTCCATCTACTTTTAAAGCTGGAGGCTCACAAGCAGACGCACAGAGGTGCCCAGTCACGCCCTCCGGTCTCCATTCTCAACATACTCAGCCAGGCTGTTGAGAGCCGTCTCCTCACTCTTGGACTGAATGACATTGTCCCCTTTCCTGGAGGGCTTTTTGGTGGCCCGTGACAGCTTCCTCCTGAAGGTGTCTCCAGCCAGGAAGTAAAGAATAGGATCCACACAGCTGTTGAGGCTGGCCAGCCCCCGCGTCACCTGGTAGGTGGCATAGACGCGGTTATTGAACTCACACATGTCAGGGCTCTGAAAGTACAGCCTGGCCCGCATGTTGAGATTTTTCATCACGTGGAAAGGCAGGTAGGAGACTGCAAAGACAGCGAGGACTATGATAACCAGGTGGATGGATTTCTGCCGCAGAGGCGCATTGTTCATGTCGTTGCATATCAAGGCTTTGACTATCATGCCGTAGCAACAAAATATGATGATGAAAGGGATGCAGAACCCAAACACGGTCAAAGTCATGCTGTAAATGAAATAACCTGGTAACTCATCCTTAGTGGTGGTGTCGTAACAGGTGATTGTATTATTCTTCAAACCAGTCCTGGAATAATACAGAATTGGAGAAATGCCTATAATCACGACCAGCCACACCAAGGTGCTGGTAATGACCgcgtttttcttcttcagccGACCCAGAGACTTGAGCGGGTGCACCACCCCAGTGTACCTGTGAACACTGATGCAGGTCAGGAACAGAATACTCCCGTAGAGATTCACATGGAATATAAAACGCTGCAGTCGGCACAGGACATCCCCAAATATCCAGTCTGTTTTGTTGAAGTAGTAGAAGATGAGGAAAGGCAAAGAGAGGACATAGCAGAAGTCAGCCAGAGCCAGGTTGAACATGTAGACAGAGATGCTGCTCCAGGGTCTCATATGGAAGACAAACATCCAAATGGCCACGCTGTTTCCCACCAGCCCAGTGATGAAAACCATGATGTAAACAGTGGGCAGGTAGTAGAACTGGAAACCTGTCTTGAGGGAACATCCTTTTGTTTGGTTGTCGTAATCTGTTACATTCAACAGAGAGGTCAAGTTCAAGTCTGTGGTCATGGTGTCAGGGGCAAAGGATGGTCCTGTTAATGCAGGAAAGGAAATATTTCATGTTTAAGCAATTAGCGGTTTGGTATCAAAACAGTCAAAACAAAATCAATGGGTAGAtatgaagggttagggttaaaaataacaacaaataagCACGGTCTTGACATGCAAGCTCTGAAAATAATTAGCAGAATGTCCACATGCAGTGCGACAAACACATTCGTGCTCGTCAGGAATGATGGACGTATCACAACACTTACCGCTGAGATTGACTTGTATTCAACATTCCTATAGCGTTCACAGTTGTTAAGATTTCACATAACACGCGGACGGGACGTTTCAGCAGCCAGGTGCCTTCATTCAGTCTCCCAACGGTGCCGGAAATCTTTTAAAAGTTGCAAAATCCTTTTTCTGCAGAAAAATGAGTCCTCCTACGGGCTCGTCAGGCAGAGCGACGTTTTCCCACAGCAGCAGCGGCGGGACGCAACAGAGACAGCTGCGGGCTCTGGCACGAAGAGCAGGAATTGCAAACTGTCTCCGTGAAGCGAGAGGGGAGGTGCGCACTCACAAATCCAGGGAGCTGCTTCCCGTGCACAAACGCGCCGTTTCTGTTCCGCACTCCTCCCCCTGCCCGCGCGCATTATTGTTCCAGAGATGTCTGCGCGCACGTTTTTAACAAGTTTGTTCTCGTTCATAATCGATTCGAGACTCGCTTGAGCTTGCAATGCTGTTTATTTACGGTTTAAAAAATGTAAGATATGAACATATAAGACAGTAATaacatttttagtttttattaacCTTTATTTTATACAGGTAAAATCTCATTGAGACCCAGGGTCTCATTTACAAGAGAGACCTGTGGCATGCCAGAAATGTTAGTTTCACTTTGACATTTAGGGGAAAACGGGACACATCAGATCACAAAACCCAGTGAATCCAAAATGTTCTGAAAGCCGTGGTAGCCTATGTCATCCTTTTGAGTTTATCATTGCAATCCCCTTTTGCATGTGATTTGGGGAGGCTGGAGCAAAAGGATGGGGTTGCCTGGGAAGAAGCATGAGAACAAATGCCTGATTTGTTCATCAAAATGGTCTTTTGCTGTCGTCCTTAAGGTGTGTGGCACATCCAAGGACAAAGCAGACATTTGGCATAGGCCGCAGACAGAGGATGGTGGAGAATAGTGAAGGGATGAAGATGTGGAGTGAGTGAGCCAAATGTTAATACGGTCCAAAGACCGAAAACCTTAGTATAGTGGCAAGTGGAGTGAGCCAAGGCTGTGA encodes:
- the p2ry1 gene encoding P2Y purinoceptor 1, with the protein product MTTDLNLTSLLNVTDYDNQTKGCSLKTGFQFYYLPTVYIMVFITGLVGNSVAIWMFVFHMRPWSSISVYMFNLALADFCYVLSLPFLIFYYFNKTDWIFGDVLCRLQRFIFHVNLYGSILFLTCISVHRYTGVVHPLKSLGRLKKKNAVITSTLVWLVVIIGISPILYYSRTGLKNNTITCYDTTTKDELPGYFIYSMTLTVFGFCIPFIIIFCCYGMIVKALICNDMNNAPLRQKSIHLVIIVLAVFAVSYLPFHVMKNLNMRARLYFQSPDMCEFNNRVYATYQVTRGLASLNSCVDPILYFLAGDTFRRKLSRATKKPSRKGDNVIQSKSEETALNSLAEYVENGDRRA